CAGCGGCATCGGTAGCTTTATTTCAAATTTAATTTCGAATCCAACTAATATGATAAACAATATCGAAAAAGTATCCCAAGTCGTTCAATCTGTAAGCCCTGTCGTCGAACAATACGGTCCCATTATGCGTAACCTACCAAGCATTGTTAAAATCCTCACCTCTGGAAAAAGTACGGAAGAAGATCAAACCGAAGATCAAACTGAAGACGTAACAGAGAAGGTTGAGGTAGCAACTCCACCCCCTTCTCCGAAAAAAAGAAAAAGAAAAAGAAAAAAAATAATGATTGAGCCGGTCATAGAAAAAGAGGTGCAAGAGGGGCCCGTTCAAAAAATAGCAACAAAACCAAAACTATATGTGTAACAATCCTTTGTTTTCTATTCACTCCTCCTTTATAATGTAAAAGACTATGCACAAAAGTATCCCTTGTTTAGAAGGAGAGGATTACTCATATGAAAATTGTTAAAATTTCCCCTCGTGGTTATTGCTACGGTGTTGTGGACGCGATGGTTATTGCACGTAACGCCGCATTAGATACATCATTACCAAGACCTATTTATATTTTAGGTATGATTGTTCACAACAAACATGTAACAGATGCATTCGAAGAAGATGGTATCATCACATTAGACGGCCCAAGTCGATTAGACATTTTAGATAAAATCGATTCTGGTACTGTTATATTCACTGCACACGGTGTTTCTCCAGAAGTTAAACAACGTGCAAAAGAAAAAGGTTTAACAACAATCGATGCCACTTGCCCAGATGTCACAAAAACACATGACCTTATTGAGGCAAAGAAAGCTGAAGGTTACCATGTCATTTATATCGGCAAAAAAAATCATCCAGAACCAGAAGGCGCAGTTGGTATTGCACCTGATATCGTTCATCTAATTGAAAGAGCTGATGATTTAAAAACATTAGAAATTCCAACGGATAAAATTTTAGTTACGAATCAAACAACGATGAGCCAATGGGATGTTCAACATTTAATGGAGGACATTCAGAAAAAATTCCCAACAGCAGAATTCCATAAGGAAATTTGTTTAGCAACTCAAGTTCGCCAAGAAGCCGTTGCTAAGCAAGCTGATGTTGCAGACTTAACAATTGTTGTCGGTGATCCGAAAAGTAACAACTCAAACCGTTTAGCACAAGTATCACAAGAAATCGCTGGTACGAAAGCATACCGCGTTGCAGACGTAAGTGAAATCAAATTAGAATGGCTACAAGGTGTAGAAAACGTAGCTGTTACAGCAGGTGCTTCTACTCCAACTCCAATTACAAAAGAGGTTATCGCTTTCTTAGAGCAATATGACCCAATGAATCCTGCTACATGGGAAAGAGTTCGAAAAGTACCGTTACAAAAAATATTACCTCGTGTAAAAGTGAAAAAAGAACAATAATAAAAACCGTTGCCTTCATGAGCAACGGTTTTTATTTTTCTTATACAAATGTAAATGGATCTGTATGTAATTGCGAAGCATGAATATGTACATTCAGTTTCTTTGCATCTGCTTTTTCTTGTAATTGCTTTTGTACACCTTGCTTCATTACCTTTTCAACGTTATGTCCTGGGTCAACTATATTTAAACCGAGCATCATCGCATCATGGGCAACATGATAATACATGTCACCTGTTACATATACATCCGCACCTTTAAATTTAGCTTGATTGATGTATTTGTTACCATCGCCACCAAGTACAGCTACTTTGCGCACTTTATCATCTAATTTCCCAACAACTCGCGCACCCTTTACATCTAATGATTGCTTTACATGTTCCGCAAACTGTCCAAGTGTCATTTCTTCTTGTAAATACCCTATTTTTCCAAGCCCTAACGTTTCACCTTTGTTATCAAGTGGATACACATCATAGGCTACTTCTTCATATGGATGTGCTGTTACCATTGCTTTAATCACTTTTCGTTGTAGTGAAGCTGGAATAATCGTTTCGATTCGCACTTCTTCTACGCGCTCTAACTGTCCAGTTTCCCCGATATAAGGATTTGTCCCCTCTTGAGGTACAAACGTACCTGTACCCTCGCTACTAAACGTACAGTGGCTATAATTGCCTATATGACCAGCACCTGCGTCTCCTAATGCTTTTCGTACTTCTTCTGCATGCGTTTTTGGCACAAACACAACAACCTTTTTCATTTCTTCTGCATATGTTGGTGCCAAAACTTCTGTATTTTGCAATCCTAGCGCCTCAGCAAGTAAATCATTTACCCCGCCCTTAGCAACATCCACATTTGTATGCGCTGCATAGATTGCAATATCATTTTTAATACACTTTTCAATAATTTTTCCATACGCCTTGCCTGTATGAATCGCTTTTAACGGATTAAAAATTAAAGGGTGATGTGCAATAATGACATTCGCTCCTAATTGAATTGCTTCCTCTACCACTTCTTCCGTTACATCCAACGCAATTAATACGTGCTGCACGGGTTTATTAAGCGCCCCAATCTGCAGGCCAATCTTATCTCCTTCCATCGCCAAATGCTTTGGATACATACTTTCAAATAAAGAAATAATTTCATGGCCATTTGGAATTTTACTCATGATAAAACCTCCCCTATCATTTTCATTTTCGCTTCTACTTCCGCACGCTTCGCTTTTGTTTCTTCAGAATCAGTCGCACGTTCTAACTGCTTTAAAATATTTTGGAAGTTTTTCAATTCTCCTTCCCATTTTTCAACGAAAGCTTCACTTTTTTCTTTTATTAAAAATGGTCCCATAAACAATTCAGCTTGTTTATTTTCAGAATAAGGCGACGCGATGTTTCCTCGCTCTCCTACTAAAATCTCGTAAATTTTTCCATCTTCTTTTACGATTTTTTCATGGATAAGCTCCCATCCATTCTCAATAAACCATTCACGAATGTGATGCGCTGCAATATTCGGCTGTAAAATTAAACGCGTTACACCTTCTAATTTTTCTTTACCACTTTCTAAAATGTCACGGATTAATGCTCCGCCCATTCCGGCAACGGTAATTACATCTACTTCTCCTGGCGTGATAACAGCTAATCCATTCCCTTTACGCACATCTACTTTATCTTGTAAGCCACTTTCAGCTACAGTTGCTTGTGCAGAGCGAAATGGCCCCTCTACAACCTCTCCTGCAACTGCTTTTGTAGCAATATTATTTATAATTGTATAACACGGTAAATACGCATGATCTGATCCAATATCAGCAACTGTAGATCCTACCGGTATTTCACGCACAACTTCTTCTAATCGTTTTGAAAGCTTTACTTCATTCATGTATTTCCATTACTCCTTCTCTTGTCAGTCTGTCTCCATGATAATGAATTTATAGTAGTTGTTGCAAGCCCATAACAACAATTCACTTCTCTATCATTTATCGTATTTTAGAAAATATAGAAAAACAAGCCTTTCGCTTAAGCAAAAGGCTTGTCATACGGAACTTTATTTTTTCTTCGATAACCAATCAGCTACTTTAGCGGCTTGATCAGCTGGAACTATATTTGGTGGCATATTTCCTTTTCCTTTCGAAATAACTTCTTGAATTTCTTCTTTCGAAAGTTTCCCACCAATTTTTTGTAAATTAGGTCCTACTGCCCCTTGTAATTGATCACCGTGGCAGCTCGTACAGCTTTGCTTCACAATATCCTCTGGCTTTGATGCTGTTTGTGCTGGCTTCCCGCCATTTTTTGCATCAGCTAACTCTTTAGATTTATTTAGCCCCTGAAATGAAAATACAAACATAACGATAATACCTAATGCTGCAATAAGAGCGAACGGAATCAGCGGATTACGTTTCATATCTCTTCTCCCCCCTCTATACCCCTAAATAGTTAGATGATTCAGTCATTTCCATTGTACTTGAAAACGCTCTATCAGAAAAGAGTAAACTACTAATCGTTAAAAATATTCCATAAATTCAGTTTATTGTTTTTTATTGTTATATCGCTTATTATTTCGATAATTATTAACGTTTCTCATCATATTTTTCACTTTTCTACATATATTTTTGTATAGAATAAACAAAATTAATCGAAAAATCGAAAAATGAGCATTTGCAAATCAAAAGACAATTCTGTAAAATAAATTACAAGAAATTGTAATCGTTGCTGATAGCTAAAGTTTAACAAAAATTAACAAAATAAAAAAGTTTACTTCACAAAGGTGAAGTAAACTTAAAGGTAGCCTATTCTAAGAAATCCTTAAGACGCTTACTACGGCTTGGATGTCTTAATTTACGAAGTGCTTTTGCTTCAATTTGACGGATACGTTCTCTCGTTACGCCGAATACTTTTCCAACCTCTTCAAGCGTACGAGTTCGTCCATCATCTAAACCAAAACGAAGACGTAGAACATTTTCTTCACGATCTGTTAGTGTATCTAACACATCTTCTAACTGTTCTTTTAGCAATTCATACGCTGCATGGTCCGCAGGCGATGTTGCTTCTTGGTCTTCAATGAAATCACCTAAATGGGAGTCATCTTCTTCACCAATTGGTGTTTCAAGAGAAACTGGCTCCTGTGCAATTTTTAAAATTTCGCGTACTTTTTCTGGAGCAAGATCCATTTCTTCACCAATCTCTTCAGGAGATGGTTCGCGTCCTAAATCTTGTAATAATTGACGTTGTACACGAATTAACTTATTAATCGTTTCAACCATATGAACTGGGATACGAATTGTTCTTGCTTGGTCTGCAATCGCACGTGTAATTGCTTGGCGAATCCACCAAGTTGCATACGTACTAAATTTGAAACCTTTACGATAGTCGAACTTTTCAACCGCTTTAATTAGACCCATATTCCCTTCTTGGATTAAGTCTAAGAAAAGCATACCACGGCCCACGTAGCGCTTTGCAATACTTACTACAAGACGTAAGTTTGCTTCTGCAAGACGACGTTTCGCTTCTTCATCGCCTTCTTCAATACGCGTTGCAAGTCGAATTTCTTCTTCTGCAGATAGTAAATCTACACGACCAATTTCTTTTAAATACATACGAACAGGATCGTTGATTTTAACCCCTGGTGGTACACTTAAATCATTGAGGTCGAATTCTTCTTCCGATTTTGCTATTTGGCGATTATTAGGGCCTTCATCGTTGTCATTGTCGCCAACTAAGTCAATCCCTTGTTCACCTAAATATTCATAGTATTCATCCATTTGATCGGATTCAATTTCAAATCCATTCATGCGTTCTGCAATCTCTTCATATGTAAGAACGCCACGTTTTTTTCCGAGCTCAGTGAGTTGTTCTTTCACTTGCTCAAGGGTCATTTCAGTTTCAATTTGTTTAGAACGAGCTGGTTTGTCAGCCATCTGTTCCCCTCCTTACGCGAGATACAAACATTCATTATACTAAAAATTTATCAAAAAAGCTATTTTCTCGCTTTTTGATTTTGTAAATATGCTACATAATATTTAGCAGCCTCTACAGGATCTGTTTTTTCCATTTGTTTTATCTTGAAGATGATTTCCATCTTTTCAAGTTTTTCTTGATGACGTCTAAGCGTCTCCAAATGGCCTTGTAACACTTCTTCTGTGTATTCTGGATTAATAAATTCATCCGTCGAAATATCAGTAATAATATTTTTCAACTTTTCATCAGAGAGCCAACTTAAAAATGTTCCGACTGAAGGTTCATTTCCCTTTTCATAATATGCGTATAGTTCATATAAAATCCCTTTATGTTCTTCTGTATGAAAATCTTCTATGTGTGATTCCATACGAACGGCCACTTCTGGACTTTGCAACATATGGTAAATAATTTCTCTTTCTGCCCTTTCAAAACCTGTTAACTTCGGTTTTGTTTGAACAATTTGAGACGGCTTAGAAACCTGCTTTACTTGTTTTTGCTGTACCTTTTGTTCTTTGCGATATTGGTGCAATTGATTCAAAAGTGTTTCCATTGAATACGAAAATTCTTGCGATAATGACTTCAAATATGATTCTGCCTGCATCGCATCTTGTAACAACGATAACTCTTTTAAAACACTTTTCACATACTCTTCTTTGCCAGACTCATCTTGCAAATTTTTCCCTAAACGCAAATAATTTATTTTAAAACCAACAAAACTTATACTTGATTTCACAAGATTTTCAAAAGCAGTTGTCCCATATTGTTGCACATATTCATCAGGATCAAGCTTATCTGGCAAGGATGTAACTTTCACTTGGCAACCAACTTGCAACAATAATTGCCCGGCTTTCATCGTTGCTTCTCGCCCTGCTTTATCACCATCATAGCAAAGAACAACAGTTTCAACGTTACGTCGCAGAAGTTTTGCTTGTTCTTCAGTTAAAGCTGTCCCCATTGTCGCAACAGCTTCTTCCACACCACTTTTCACCGCAGCTAGTACGTCAGCATATCCTTCAAAAAGAACCACTTGTCCACGTTTTCTAATAAACGGCCTTGCTTGGTGGAAGTTATACAACAATTTACTTTTGTGAAAAATCGGTGTTTCTGGGCTATTTAAATATTTCGGAGTATCGTCTCCTAATGCCCTTCCACTAAACGCTATCACTTTACCTTGTAACGTATAGATCGGAAACATAACTCTTCCACGGAAGCGATCATAATGACTACCATCTTTCTCGCTTCTTATGAGAAGACCAGCTTGTTCCATACTAGACAGCGATAAACCTCTTTTTTGTAAAATTTTCGTCGCTGCATCCCAAGCAGGTGATGCATAACCAATTTCAAACTTCTCAATCATCTCTTTTGTAATACCACGTTTTAACAAATACGAAAGTGCTTCATTTCCTTCTTCTGTATTTACTAATAAATGGTGATAATACTTTTTCAAAAGTTCATGAGCCTGTTGCATGATGACAGTGTCATCAGATATGTCTTCTTGTTGTCCTTGCCCTGATGTATACTCTGCAACCGCAATTCCATTTCTTTCACCTAGCTTTTGAACAGCCTCGGTAAAAGCCAGTCCTTCCATTTTCATTAGAAAGGAAAATACATTTCCACCTTCTCCACATCCGAAGCAATGAAAAATTTGCTTATCAGATGAAACAGAAAATGAAGGAGAATTCTCACCATGAAACGGACAAAGGCCGAAATAGTTACGCCCCTGTTTTCTAAGTTGAACGTATTCACCAATCACTTCGACAATATCGGATGACGTCCGAATCTGTTCAACAACTTCTTCGGGAATTCTGTTCCCCATAACTCCATCTCCGTGTCGTATTTTGTATTCGATATAAATTAAAAAATTCCTTTATAATTCGACAATATTTTTTCTAAACTTATTAGAAAGTATTGTCGATCACGTTATCAAGCGATTTTGCAGACCTTTTCTGCGTAACTTCGCAGATACGTACCTACTATATAAAATTGTATCCATTTACTCATCTGTTACAAATGCATCTTCTTTGAAACAATACATATGCACTTTTTCACAAGAAGACTAGCAAGCGCCTTATCCTATGTGATTACGAGATCTGTTCCTTTTACAAGTTGATACATTTATAAATGTCATCTTGCGCTTTTTCAGCATCTACATAAATCCAAATTCCCTTGCCGCTTCCTTAAACGATGAGCATACGATGTGACAAACAAAATTTCGACATGAAATTTCGTCCCAACTTGCACAATTTTCAGCATTCACAGTATGTGCATTTGCATCAACTAATACCATATTGATGTTTTGCATATTTCTGTATTCTACATCCCTTCTGCGAATCCTTCCATAATGTGCGTTTTCTTGTATAGATTTTGTCGATTTAACGTAATTACATGTCTTTTCGTAAATCCTATCCCTAGTTTATTCTGAAAAATTAAAGTCTAAACGTAAAATATAGGTTTTTATCACAATTTTTTATTATAATATATTTTCTTCAACTACGCTACATATCCCTTTATTTTTTCATCTTCTATTTTAGGATAACGAAACCCTGCCTGTAACATAATAAAAAGAGGGAAGAATATAAGTATAACCACTCCGCTATCATCTATTACGAAATCAGCAGGCACTGCTTTTCTCACGAGCGAAAAAAGCACATTCACCTTTGGTAAATGTGCTAAAACATTTTTTGGTTTTGCACTGCATTCACAATAATGTTAGCTGTTTCTTCAATCGCTTTGTTCGATACATCAATTACTTGACAATTTATTTTACTAACTACATTCTCAAAGTGATCAATTTCTTCTTTAATACGATTAATATTGGCATATGTTGCACCGTCACTTAGTCCAAGTGATTTCAATCGCTCTTTTCGAATATGATTCAACTTTTCTGGTGTAATTTTCAAACCGAAGCATTTTTCTTTAGCCACTTGATATAATTCTTCAGGCGGATCTACTTCTGGTACGAGTGGTACATTGGCAACTTTCAAACGTTTGTTATGAGCTAAATATTGAGAAAGTGGCGTTTTTGATGTACGCGAAATCCCAATCAGCACGATATCTGCTTTCAAAATACCACGTGCATCTCTACCATCATCATATTTTACCGCAAACTCAATCGCTTCAATCTTTTTAAAGTATTCTTCATCTAATCTACGAACAACACCTGGCTCATATCTCGGCACTTGCCCTGTAATTTCTTCAATTTGATCGATCAGAGGCCCGATAATATCATATGCCTCTACACCTTCTTTTGCAGCCTCTGTCACTAAATACTGGCGCATGTCAGGTTTTACTAACGTAAAACAAATAAGCGCTTGATTGCTCTTAGCAATCGAAATCACTTCTTTTAACGTCCCTGTATCTTCTACATATGGTACACGTCTAATATCAGGAGCAAATGGGAATTGACCCATTGCTGCTCGAACAACCAAATCAGCCGTTTCTCCTACAGAGTCAGATACGACATATACGATTTTATTATCCATTACATTACCTCACTTTAAACAAATTACACTTATTCGTTATTTACTAAGTTTACAAACGCACGTGTAATATTTGTTTTTGTAATTCGCCCAACCACTTCTAAACCTTGTTTCGTATCTTTTACAACTGGCATCGCATCAATCTGTCTTTCTATTAATTCCATCGCAATATCATATAAAGAATCTTCTCTACGACACATTGCAATGTTTGGCATCCTTGTCATGATAATATTAACCGGAAGAGAGGTTAAATCCTGCTTTCCTAAGCTAGCTCGTAATAAATCTTTACGAGATACAACGCCAACTAATAGAGTCGATTGATCTACAACGAATAATGTACCTACATCCTCTAAAAACATAGTACAAATCGCATCGTATACTGATACATTTTTATCAATTACAACTGGTCTAGATTGATAATCTTGTACTTTAATTTTCTTAACAGCTTCAGATAATAGCTGTCCTCCAGTTTTACCCGTATAAAAATAACCTACGCGTGGACGTGCTTCTAAATAACCAGCCATCGTTAAAATTGCTAAGTCTGGTCTTAGCGTGGCACGTGTTAATCCCAATTGCGCAGCAATTGACTCCCCTGTAATAGGACCGTGATCTTTTACAATCTGAATGATATGTTCTTGTCGTTTATTCAGCTCTATGATAATCACCACCTTTAATGCACAACGAAAAAAGTTATACTATCTCTTAAATATTATATACTAAATATGCTATTCGAAAAAGAAAGGATGTAAAAAGGACCGTATACGGTCCCAAATTATATTTGAAACTTATCAAGTTGTTCTAAGAAACGTCTTGATTTCAAATAAATTCCGCAATATTCATCATAATATGTATTCAATACTAAACGCATTTGTTTTTTTGTACTATCCTTCACTGATACATTGCCAAGTCTATGTAAATCGAAGTGGTAGAAAAG
This Bacillus paramycoides DNA region includes the following protein-coding sequences:
- a CDS encoding 4-hydroxy-3-methylbut-2-enyl diphosphate reductase, with the protein product MKIVKISPRGYCYGVVDAMVIARNAALDTSLPRPIYILGMIVHNKHVTDAFEEDGIITLDGPSRLDILDKIDSGTVIFTAHGVSPEVKQRAKEKGLTTIDATCPDVTKTHDLIEAKKAEGYHVIYIGKKNHPEPEGAVGIAPDIVHLIERADDLKTLEIPTDKILVTNQTTMSQWDVQHLMEDIQKKFPTAEFHKEICLATQVRQEAVAKQADVADLTIVVGDPKSNNSNRLAQVSQEIAGTKAYRVADVSEIKLEWLQGVENVAVTAGASTPTPITKEVIAFLEQYDPMNPATWERVRKVPLQKILPRVKVKKEQ
- the cccA gene encoding cytochrome c550, which encodes MKRNPLIPFALIAALGIIVMFVFSFQGLNKSKELADAKNGGKPAQTASKPEDIVKQSCTSCHGDQLQGAVGPNLQKIGGKLSKEEIQEVISKGKGNMPPNIVPADQAAKVADWLSKKK
- a CDS encoding Nif3-like dinuclear metal center hexameric protein; the encoded protein is MSKIPNGHEIISLFESMYPKHLAMEGDKIGLQIGALNKPVQHVLIALDVTEEVVEEAIQLGANVIIAHHPLIFNPLKAIHTGKAYGKIIEKCIKNDIAIYAAHTNVDVAKGGVNDLLAEALGLQNTEVLAPTYAEEMKKVVVFVPKTHAEEVRKALGDAGAGHIGNYSHCTFSSEGTGTFVPQEGTNPYIGETGQLERVEEVRIETIIPASLQRKVIKAMVTAHPYEEVAYDVYPLDNKGETLGLGKIGYLQEEMTLGQFAEHVKQSLDVKGARVVGKLDDKVRKVAVLGGDGNKYINQAKFKGADVYVTGDMYYHVAHDAMMLGLNIVDPGHNVEKVMKQGVQKQLQEKADAKKLNVHIHASQLHTDPFTFV
- the dnaG gene encoding DNA primase, producing MGNRIPEEVVEQIRTSSDIVEVIGEYVQLRKQGRNYFGLCPFHGENSPSFSVSSDKQIFHCFGCGEGGNVFSFLMKMEGLAFTEAVQKLGERNGIAVAEYTSGQGQQEDISDDTVIMQQAHELLKKYYHHLLVNTEEGNEALSYLLKRGITKEMIEKFEIGYASPAWDAATKILQKRGLSLSSMEQAGLLIRSEKDGSHYDRFRGRVMFPIYTLQGKVIAFSGRALGDDTPKYLNSPETPIFHKSKLLYNFHQARPFIRKRGQVVLFEGYADVLAAVKSGVEEAVATMGTALTEEQAKLLRRNVETVVLCYDGDKAGREATMKAGQLLLQVGCQVKVTSLPDKLDPDEYVQQYGTTAFENLVKSSISFVGFKINYLRLGKNLQDESGKEEYVKSVLKELSLLQDAMQAESYLKSLSQEFSYSMETLLNQLHQYRKEQKVQQKQVKQVSKPSQIVQTKPKLTGFERAEREIIYHMLQSPEVAVRMESHIEDFHTEEHKGILYELYAYYEKGNEPSVGTFLSWLSDEKLKNIITDISTDEFINPEYTEEVLQGHLETLRRHQEKLEKMEIIFKIKQMEKTDPVEAAKYYVAYLQNQKARK
- a CDS encoding helix-turn-helix transcriptional regulator; this translates as MIIIELNKRQEHIIQIVKDHGPITGESIAAQLGLTRATLRPDLAILTMAGYLEARPRVGYFYTGKTGGQLLSEAVKKIKVQDYQSRPVVIDKNVSVYDAICTMFLEDVGTLFVVDQSTLLVGVVSRKDLLRASLGKQDLTSLPVNIIMTRMPNIAMCRREDSLYDIAMELIERQIDAMPVVKDTKQGLEVVGRITKTNITRAFVNLVNNE
- the rpoD gene encoding RNA polymerase sigma factor RpoD, which codes for MADKPARSKQIETEMTLEQVKEQLTELGKKRGVLTYEEIAERMNGFEIESDQMDEYYEYLGEQGIDLVGDNDNDEGPNNRQIAKSEEEFDLNDLSVPPGVKINDPVRMYLKEIGRVDLLSAEEEIRLATRIEEGDEEAKRRLAEANLRLVVSIAKRYVGRGMLFLDLIQEGNMGLIKAVEKFDYRKGFKFSTYATWWIRQAITRAIADQARTIRIPVHMVETINKLIRVQRQLLQDLGREPSPEEIGEEMDLAPEKVREILKIAQEPVSLETPIGEEDDSHLGDFIEDQEATSPADHAAYELLKEQLEDVLDTLTDREENVLRLRFGLDDGRTRTLEEVGKVFGVTRERIRQIEAKALRKLRHPSRSKRLKDFLE
- a CDS encoding pyruvate, water dikinase regulatory protein, producing MDNKIVYVVSDSVGETADLVVRAAMGQFPFAPDIRRVPYVEDTGTLKEVISIAKSNQALICFTLVKPDMRQYLVTEAAKEGVEAYDIIGPLIDQIEEITGQVPRYEPGVVRRLDEEYFKKIEAIEFAVKYDDGRDARGILKADIVLIGISRTSKTPLSQYLAHNKRLKVANVPLVPEVDPPEELYQVAKEKCFGLKITPEKLNHIRKERLKSLGLSDGATYANINRIKEEIDHFENVVSKINCQVIDVSNKAIEETANIIVNAVQNQKMF
- a CDS encoding tRNA (adenine(22)-N(1))-methyltransferase, producing MNEVKLSKRLEEVVREIPVGSTVADIGSDHAYLPCYTIINNIATKAVAGEVVEGPFRSAQATVAESGLQDKVDVRKGNGLAVITPGEVDVITVAGMGGALIRDILESGKEKLEGVTRLILQPNIAAHHIREWFIENGWELIHEKIVKEDGKIYEILVGERGNIASPYSENKQAELFMGPFLIKEKSEAFVEKWEGELKNFQNILKQLERATDSEETKAKRAEVEAKMKMIGEVLS